The region CGGGTGGGCCGAACCTCTCGACGCGTACCTGCCCAGCAAGGACACGTACCTGAAAGCCTTCCTGCCCGGCCCGGTCGCCGCCGCCAGCGTGGGCGGCAAGCTGTACGCCATGCCCGCCTTCACCGACGCGCAGTTCCTGTACTACCGCAAGGACCTCCTCGAGAAGTACAAGGCCAAGGTCCCCAGGACCTGGGACGAACTCGCCGCGACCGCCGCGCGCATCCAGAAAGCCGAGGGCGGCACCCTGCAGGGCTTCAACTTCCAGGGCGCGCCCATCGAAGGGACCGTGTGCAACTTCCTGGAGATGACCTGGACCGGCGGCGGCAGCGTGGGCGACGTCACGGGCCCCGCCGCGAAGCAGGGCCTGGGTTTCCTGGTGAACGCCGTGAAGACCAAGCTGGCTCCCGCCGCCAGCGCCGAGATGAAGACCGACGACTCCCGCCAGCAGTTCCAGGCCGGGAACGTCCTGTTCGGCCTGAACTGGAGTTACGCCTGGGCGCACTTCCAGGGCAACAGCCCCCAGCCCACCAGGGTCAAGGGCGACGTGGGCGTCGCCGCGCTGCCCGCCTTCGGGAAGAACGCCAGCGCCACCTGCACCGGCGGCTGGGAATGGGGCCTGAACGCCTACAGCCGCAACAAGGCAGCGGCCGTGAAACTCCTGCAGTTCATGTCCAGCAACGACGTGCAGCGCGAGATGGCCGTCAAGGGCGCCTACCTGCCCGTCCGCAAGAGCCTGTACAACGACAAGGCCGTACTGGCCGCCAACCCGCACTTCAAGTCCCTGTACCCCATCGTCACGAAGGCCCGCCCGCGCCCCGTCACGCCCGCCTACCCGCGCGTCAGCGAGATCATCCGCAACAACGTCTCGGCCGCCGTCGCGGGCAGCAAGAGCGTGGACGCCGCCCTGAACGACATGAAGCGTGACCTGGAACCCCTGCTGAAGTGATTCGGATTCCGTCTGTTTCATTGACAGATCGGCACTACACCGACCTGTCAACTCCACGCCCGGAATCCTCACCGCTCCTGCTCGCGTCCGCTCGGATTGAACGGTTGTTACAGACCGTTCAATCGGAGTCCGTATGACCCCACCCCTGAATCCCACTCCCTCCCGCCGGGTTCGCCGTGAACCCGGCGAGGGCCTGCTGGCCTTCTTCCTGCTGCTCCCGGCGGCCGCGCTGCTGCTGGGCGTGCTGCTGTTCCCCATGCTGACCACCTTCCGCGACAGCCTGTACCTGAACAAGCTGACCGAACCGTGGCTGACGGGCTTCGTGGGGCTGGGGCAGTACGCGCAGATGCTCGGCGACGCCCGCTTCGGCGCGGCGCTGCGCAACACGCTGTTCTTCGGCGTGCTGACGGTCGGCGGGTCGTTCCTGGTGGGCGTGCCCATGGCGCTGGCCGCGCACCTGCCCGGCCGCGCGCGGGACGTGGTCCGCGTGGCCCTGCTGCTGCCGTGGGCGATGCCGCCCGTCATCACGGGCC is a window of Deinococcus grandis DNA encoding:
- a CDS encoding ABC transporter substrate-binding protein: MRTRLTLTATLALAALGSVHAATTLTVFMGSQQRPEIFQPIFDRFEKQNPNVRIKIETGGATSEAQNQYLTTVLAAKDNTLDLFLIDVVRTATFAAAGWAEPLDAYLPSKDTYLKAFLPGPVAAASVGGKLYAMPAFTDAQFLYYRKDLLEKYKAKVPRTWDELAATAARIQKAEGGTLQGFNFQGAPIEGTVCNFLEMTWTGGGSVGDVTGPAAKQGLGFLVNAVKTKLAPAASAEMKTDDSRQQFQAGNVLFGLNWSYAWAHFQGNSPQPTRVKGDVGVAALPAFGKNASATCTGGWEWGLNAYSRNKAAAVKLLQFMSSNDVQREMAVKGAYLPVRKSLYNDKAVLAANPHFKSLYPIVTKARPRPVTPAYPRVSEIIRNNVSAAVAGSKSVDAALNDMKRDLEPLLK